The Sporomusaceae bacterium FL31 sequence AAACTATTAGACAATTCCCCATCATCAACAATAAGTATTTCAAACTTATCCGGTACATATGATTGACGAATTACCGCTTCAATACAGCGCACTAAATCGCGTGGACGATTACGTGTGCATATAACTACTGTAATCCCTTCACAATCTTCCCTAATATACTTCACCCACTAACATAACTATATTTTTGCAATGATACAATTAAAATGCTAAAGATAGCATCAAACATAAACCTTCACATCAGAATTAGTTTAATGTTTAATTTGCAATTGAATATGCTATTTTAGCAAGACCCTTTTAAAATACTCTATTGTTTTTTCAAGTCCTACATCTAGCGACACTACTGGTTTCCATAATAATTTCTTATATGCCAACTCAATATCTGGACATCTTTGCTTTGGATCGTCCTCTGGTAAGGGCCTATAAACTATTTTTACAGATGACCCAGTCCTTTTAATGATCTTTTCAGCTAACTCCTTAATAGTAAACTCGCCTGGATTCCCTAAATTAACAGGCCCCAAAAATTCTGATTCAGATTCCATCATATTTATTAACCCATTAACAAGATCATCAACATAACAGAATGATCTTGTCTGATTCCCATCACCGTATACTGTAATGTCATTTTTTGTTAATACTTGTACTATAAAATTACTAACGACCCGACCGTCCATAATATTCATTTGAGGTCCATACGTATTAAATATACGTGCAATTTTTATTTCAACACCATACTGTTTTGCATAATCCATAAAAAGCGTTTCAGCACATCGTTTACCTTCATCATAACAGCTACGAAT is a genomic window containing:
- the galE_1 gene encoding UDP-glucose 4-epimerase, yielding MRHKRILVTGGAGFIGSHLCRSLIDRGHKVLCLDNYFTGNKENVVDLITNPDFELIRQDVTLPMYFEVDEVYNLACPASPVHYQYDSIKTMKTNVLGAINVLDLAQRVKARVLQASTSEVYGDPIVHPQKESYWGNVNPIGIRSCYDEGKRCAETLFMDYAKQYGVEIKIARIFNTYGPQMNIMDGRVVSNFIVQVLTKNDITVYGDGNQTRSFCYVDDLVNGLINMMESESEFLGPVNLGNPGEFTIKELAEKIIKRTGSSVKIVYRPLPEDDPKQRCPDIELAYKKLLWKPVVSLDVGLEKTIEYFKRVLLK